The genomic segment TTCATATGCTTGTAAATGTGTTCTCAGTAAGGCTCAGCGGGAAAGTGTCCAgcgacagacaaacacagataatgtGAGAGACTGTGAGGCTTTGCAGACAATAACGGCCTCCCAGTCTGGTAAAATTTTCATGAAAGCAAACACAGTGTTGAATGTTGGATTGGAGTGTTTTTCAGTCACAATGCTTTCAGCTGACATTCAGGCTGTAAGCTCACTTTCTGCatatgctttttttcttgctgcagtactgtttttttttttttgttttttttttactgaagttGTATCATTGAAACTTGTCCCGTCTCTCTGGGCAGGTTGTCACATTGCTCAATGATCTCTACACCTGTTTTGATGCCATCATCGATAACTTTGATGTGTACAAGGTAAGTGAGATGTCGCCTCATATTGTTGAATAACGACAGGACTACAGAAGATGCAGGATTTTGTTCTACTCTCTAATGCTTTCAATCTTTCATGACTGGCTCCTCAGGTGGAGACCATCGGAGACGCCTACATGGTGGTGTCAGGGCTGCCCGTGCGAAATGGGAAAGTCCATGCCAGGGAGATCGCTGGGATGTCACTGGCTTTGTTAGAGCAGGTCAAAACATTTAAGATCCGACACAGACCCAACGACCAGCTGAGACTCAGGATAGGTATACACACAGGTAAGTAACTAACTTACAGGAGCTATGCACGTCTGAAACACAGGTGACCAAGATCTGGTAACACAAGCGCCCAGACCCGATCGCTCATGATGGCAACTCTCCATCCCGCTGAGGTGTCCCTGACCAAATTACAGATTGGTCCCTCCACCCTCAGTTATTTCCTTTTAGATTCAGGCAGTGTTTTCTGATGACTGTGTGTCAATAGTAGCCTGATGTTAGTTGCTTTCTGTTAGAAAGAGAACCGTTTTCACAAGGATCTGTAAATCCACTTAGAACAAACTGTACAGCTTTGCTCGTCCATACTTGCTGCCATTTTTGAGGCCACTTTTGTGCCGTTACAGTACTTTGCATTGATGGAACTATTTGTCTCACTTTAGGACACAAAGAGGACTATGTCATTATGTCTTAAAGTATGTCCATCAGCAATTGATTAGCTCCTAGTGGGAAAACAGTTGGTAATAAGCCCAACATCGACCTTTTTAAATAGAAGAAACTGAACATGCAGACAGTTACTGAGAGGCCCAAGCCTAATGCTACAAACCCCATTGCCAGGGCCTTTtgtaaaaatctgttaaatattctttatttatttaacaaaagtgcaaaagaaatgtttttatgacCAACTTCAATGTATTTAATCGATTTCAAAGTAGAATATTTGCCATTATTGGACTCTCCTCTTTATGATGTACTATTATTACATATTTGATATATGGCTTCCACCTCACATGATTGAGTTTTAGGTTGCATTTCTACACACAGCAGCATACTGTCTTAAGTGACAAGTCTTTCAAAGAACTCCTGAGCCCATGTGGCAATGGTCATCACAGTAGTACGACAAATTTTCATGTAACACCACTTTAGAGTTTGAGGATCACTCACAGTTACCAGTGGTATCCGCCCTTAGCATTTGCAAACTGAGATTTCCGAGACTCTTTAAATCTTTTCACAATATCGTGTACTGTAGACAGTGAAAGATGTAATTTAGACGTAAGTTCTCTGTCTCATTTCAGATAAATCCTAATTAGAGCACATGTGCTGTAACAACCATTGCTGTTAAATAATGTGCCTGTTAAAAACATTAAGTGTAGACTAAAAAGACTAAAAGTTGTCATATTTAGAGTCTGATTTCTTATCATCTTCATCGAAACATAATCAATCAGGTCACATTGTTAAACAATTGTAGATGCTTATCTCTACAGTACAATTGTCCATAAAAGCCTATGATTGTATTGATACAGtcatttatcttattttaacaaaataattctCAACACTCAATGTTCAGCTACTACTACATATgtatatgctttttaaaatatatgccGAAAACAAAAGTCCCAGCACTGTTCTGTTTATACTGAAAGGGTTTATAATGGTTTATTAATtactaaaaactaaatacattcCAAGTAGGACAGCTGTGATTTCTAACTTCCCACTTCTAGGAAGGCACCGCTGTGCCAAGTAGACATAAGCAGTCAGATATCTCTGCAGCGTGTTGGATGTAATTTACAAGAGGCTTGTGACAATATTTAGACTGTATCAGCTCATGACAGCACAGTTTATAGTCTTATTAAAACACTTGACACGTAACAGAACCTACTAGCATGTGTAGGCTGGTACTTAGCATTGTCAGAGTCATTTAAAGCATTCTGAGCACATTTTGACTTCCTTCACACCTCTGTCACCctatttaaaaacattccaCATATTACGTTTTCCGCTGTAAAATTTCACTATATTTAGCTTGTGTGTTATAGGTCCAGTCTGTGCCGGTGTGGTTGGTTTGAAAATGCCCAGATACTGTTTGTTTGGCGATACTGTCAACACAGCGTCTCGCATGGAGTCCAACGGAGAGGGTGAGTGTCACTGggaaatgttttggttttatttcttttttattttaattaaggaCTTCTGGGCTTTTCTgtactgcaaacacacacacacacacactatggaAAGAGGGGTGTCATAAAGTTACTGTATCTGACAGAACAATCTAAGATttggggttaaaaaaaagagcaaaagagggggctgtagctcagttggtaaaggcagttgtccactgaccacagggtgagtggttcgatccccggccctggctatatatcgaagtgtccctgggcaagacactgaacccctaacagcccattcccctccccagctgtggcgtgctggtccaagcccggtagaaattggggagggttgcgtcaggaagggcatccggcgtaagaactgtgccaaatcaacatgcggacaatgatccactgtggcggataagcagaaaggaccaatcaatcaaacatttaaaaaagagcCTGTACTAATTGACAATCTGCTGTACATAATAGTTCCTAATAGCTTCTACTGTATGTGAGGCATTTTTCACTCAGAAGCTGCCTCCTCATCTTCAGCATCTTCAGATGTGTTAAAATAGTGCACAAGTGTGTAGTTGTataattatgttaataaataagCTCATAATAaactgtgtgtggttgtgagtttGAAGGAACTTGTCGCCCAGTGCAACAGTGTGgctcactgatttttttttaaatagtttttgacCAACAATGCAGCTCTGCtcaaagtaataataatttatttcacacacacaatattagaTTGCTTTGTTCGTGGTCTCTGGTCTTGTCAGCGGATTTGTTGGCaataagaaaaatactgaaTGCTTCCAGgcttagtctttttttttctctctcggAGTGACGGTAATATTCTTTCAGTCAGAAAGAAGAGATTATAACTTTATAATTACCTGGATATACTAATACTATAAGTCAAAGTATTAGTCCATTTTACTGTTGCTCCCAAGATAACAAATGAGTatccaaataatttaaaaataagcacCTATTGAACTGTTCATTAGATCTCACAATCGTATATGTGCgctgtgattttgtgtttactgACATTTTAAGAGATACAACAGTATCTGCCTATTCCTCAGTACGATTATGATCTCTTCGTTGAATATAAGACGTATCGACATTTTGACTTTATTACTTTCTAtactgttgtttctgttcttaACTGCCAGTGACAGGAACTAGTGTTATGAGACTGTGGTTGGATATTTTGCGAGCGGATCATCAAATGTATTGATTAACTACTGGGGTGCTTCCTGTATTGTGCCTCCACTGGTAAATAATTGATAGCACTTACAGCTGAGGGCCCTTAGCCAGCGATAAACTGTGCAGCCTGAAGCTTCCCAGGCAGGGTTCATGTATCACATATCTGCATTGTGTGCATTAATTGCACCAAACAATACAGATTTTCTTCACTGTTAGCATTTCAGCTGCTGATGTCTGACAGGGTTGACTGCTGAATGCTTGTGTCACTCCTCAGTTACGTGGTCTACTGTATGTCCCCAAGCCTGGGATAAAGCAGCGCAGTGGTAATTCAAATACTGTCAGAGCTGTCATGTTTCAATCAGCTTGAAAATGCTTAGCCTTGTCTGTTGCTCTTGATGTGTCATGCAGCCTTGAAAATCCATGTATCCTCCGCCACCAAAGAAGTGCTGGATGAGTTTGGTTACTTTGACCTCCAGTTACGAGGAGATGTGGAAATGAAGGTAAGAACGCTTCCTCTGTTAACAAAGGCTGTTCTAGCATGGTAACGATGAGAAAATGTCTATATGAACGAGTCACTTTACCACCAACTTtcaacaaacatacacaaaattCTGCATGAGGGTTGGAAAAATTAGAAACTGTTGGTacacttttctacatttctaCTACATTTCTGACTTGTTACACAAATTGTCCAAACATATCACTGAGCTTAAAATGTTACTTGATTTGAACTATGCtttgaaacaattttttaacttttgttttagtTACTGCGTCAGGGATTGGTTATggttgtaaaaaatattaatttgtctGTGATTATACTCTATTAATAATCCTATTGATGGTTTAGTCTGTAACATCAAGGCTGTACCTTCCATTGAGGAGATTCTGTCATTACCTGGGTGCAAATTTGAAATTTTACACGTAACTACGGATATTTATGGCTCCATCCAAAGCTGAAAACTAAGTACATTAACTCAAGAACTGTTTTCTGAGTAAAGGTTCTGGCAGAATTAGGACCACAGAGGTCCAATAGTCCTGGCTGTGGCACATTCTAAAATGACATGCCACAGTCCACAGTGATgagttttttcctgttttgttttccagtctAAAACTCAAATCCTCATATTTGATCAGCTGGAATTTTCTGTTAATCAACTCACCCAGTCACTtcattaattaatcattttacCACATATTTAAATCTTTTAGACAAACAAGGATTTTACTAACAATAGCTAcaagtttttaacatttttaactacAATATGGTTAATAATGCTCTAATAATACTGCATTTTTGCAGAATAGTAAAGGTGTATGTAGGTGTATGTACTACAGTAATTGTCAGGGTCACCCTCAAACAACAGTAGCCTAATAGAGGATATTACCCCCACCCCCAATATCATCTCAATTGATGAGCCTAttgatctgtgtgttttttccaggGCAAAGGCAAAATGAGAACGTACTGGCTTCTTGGGGAGAAGACTGACGTGTATGTTATCTGAGAGGCCTGTTGATAATGTGGCAGCAGTGGGGGAGACAACAGCACAAGCTGCAGTGGCCGAGCCACTACTTTATTTGTTCTAGAATAAGTCCTTATTGGTAATTTCCATGCAGAGGAAAAGTGAGTGAcactacataaaacaacaaagttcCAGGTATATTTAATACCTGCATTCTGtaactgcaaaaaagaaaaagaaaaaaaaaagtaaagatttataaaaatgtaaaatttgttttttgtatgaaGAACTTTTCTGTCCTGAGAGTGAGTACTTTTCATGGAATAATTcttattttttgtgctttttatatTAAGATTTGTATAATGTGTTTAGAAGTCAATTATGTATTAATATTTCCTTGAAACATCTGTTGTAGTTTGGAGGCACAACATTACAATCAATCACTGCAGGGGGTCATCAGCCATGTTACACCATACAGAATaatttgtatatatgtatatccaAGATACTGTAAGATATTTTGTTCAATAAACggagtaaaacacattttttttatatgtgtggttactgatatttttacttttaactttaaattccCACACAGTTCTTGTGCACTTTCTGGAAGTATCTGGGCCATGTCCTCCTGACAATACTTGCCCAAATGTCTTCATCCAAGTTTAACCCAGAAAGAATTTATAAATGACCTTGTGCTGTCCCCCTCAAACACTGGACATAGACTTGCATATTTCAATGACAGAAAGTGTTAACAGAGCTAATGCACAAGTGTAGCAGCAGAGGGCCAGTCTGCTTCGGAGTGCCACTGAGattgaacagtggctgatggcATTCCACTTCTGTTTCAGCACCATGTGGCAATTCCCTAGTGGCACGCCACTTTCATCTTCTATTTTTGTATTGTACTAAATATGGACTTTGTATTTACTGCTTCAGGTTTATACTTcttgttgttttacatttctcaaTACTACAGACCtaatatattattatcatttaaatataacaaatgtgtCTTAGAAGATCACAAAGCAATGTCTGCGCAGCCTAATTAACTTCAACCAGCTGCAGACAGATAAGGGAAGAATTTGAGAAAGTAAGTCAGTAGCAGGCAGCTGTATGTTTGTCGTAATGACAACACCGCTCATTAGATGCTCATTATCAGTTGTGGAACaggaacgtgtgtgtgtgtgtgtgtgtgtgtgtgtgtgtgtttgtgtcttttcatcTCTGCAGGACAACATCTTCCCCTCCTGGACGGCTGTAATTACCGCTCACTTTTTGACAGTGTCGTACTGTTAGCGCCACAGTGAGCAGAGGGAAGGTCTTTGCTGAATCCCATGCTGACCTGCTAACTTCTCCCAACTGACGAGGCTGTTTGTCATCCTGTTGTTATTTTCTAGCTTTTCAAACAGCACAGACCTTGTACAGCCCATcaagaaaactacaaaaaaaaaaaaactgttaagtaGTAGTTAATTAGTCAAATAATTTCCAACATCAAATCAAATACCATTTCAAACGGTCTGATGATTGTATGTCTCTTCCTGTAGGTGATGAGCAAGAACAGGGAAAATCTAGTAAAAGAGTAACAACTGTGTGACTAACACTCTTTGGCCAGTGTTAATTGAAATATCTTGCGTGTTGATTTATTCattgctgtatttatttattttattaaagtgttttaaaagctGGATATATATTGTGACATTAGGATTGAGATGCAGCTTGTCCcactaaaacaattaaatcaaagagcttcatttctttctgaaaaataaatccTGGTAAAACCAAGGTCACTTACTGCTGTTGTAATGGTATTTCACAATCCCTAAAGACTCTACTATCATCTTCGAATATTTTTGTCAGGCTTCAAACCGACTTCTTAGACTGAAGTAAACTGATTTTGctgatttgaacatttttgtgatCATGTTGTACAGCTTAATATTATGCACTGTGCTACTGGAATTAACTGCAACATACATTTAAACACCCACTCCTCTGACAGACTAACATTTACTAGCTTAAATTTCTAATATTTCTATCTTTCTAATATTTCTTCACAACATTCAGCTTATAAGGATATTATTGCTTAAATACAGCTTTTTGATATCTAttatactttttaagatttttatacttttaaaaatcaacaaCGTAATCAATTACAtcacaatgacatcacataattgctttcGATGTTTTTAgggctaactggctttgaattTTGCCTAACAAGTAATAAGGAAGCGACATTTGGGTTTCAGCAATTTCAGCAAGAACAGTCCTGCGCCAAAGCATTCATAGtgcattttgtctttgaaaaGGTTTTTCTAGTTAtaagttttaattaatgttgGTGTGTACATGTTGTTACAATCATATCATGTATATGTAATTGTTGTTCCAAGCAAATGAGATCTTGTTCTCAAAAAGGTTTCCTAACCTTTGGATTTAGTTCAAATTGTACAAGAGCAAGGACAATGCTCATTTCTGGGtactgtgtttctttattttacgaCACAGGGTCAcaacttttatttgtgttatcGACAAAATGCTTGAGCAGATTTCTGATGATTTTGCTGTTAACAGGAACCAGATTGCAGAAGCTGCAAATGTAGTCAAAACCTtcaggatttttaaaaatgtcaccaGGTAATTATTTTTAGGAAAATGGAGTGCTTGGCTTTTTCACTAGAATGTAACAGTAATATGAGACACAAATGAACTATAGTTATTTCCTCACACTGGATTATATTGTCATTTATAGTAAATGCTGTTGAACCATTGTATGTGAGCCTGATATCTACAAAATGGTTTAAATTTAGATTAGGGAAATATACAAAATGCACATGGAAATACATACATGCATTTAGCTTcccctttacattttatttcagggTTACTTTTGCCCAAAAGGCTGAAATGATACACAAGCATAAACAACTGAGAGACACAACTGAAATtaagagaagaaacaaaaatggaatttGCTGTatctcatttcatttcaaatgttaacTACAAATCACTCTGAGGCCTTGTGTCACAGGCAAATTGGTTTTCCTGTATCATCCCAGGAGATAATGAAATGTTAGGAGAGAAAAGCTGCATAAATATAAGCTAAAATTACTTGTCACCATAGCTACCGCCTACTAATCCCTGCTGAAAGCTCAGCAAGGATCAGCAGTGCTTGGAATTCTCCTCTGATTGACAGAAaacatatgtaaatatatagCATTTGTTGAGTAATTCCCAACAATGTATCTTGCTAGCTGTGGGCCTGTTTTGTAAAGGGGCAGAAATACTATGTGCTATTTTCTGAGTCCTGATGAGTTtccttgttgttttgttcaagGACAATAGCAAGATATTTACCCAGTGTGGGAGTAAAGTGTAGGTTTTTGTTGCTGAGCACCATTTGATTACAATAATTAGAAGTGGCATGAGCTGCAGAGAAATGATACAAAAGATAAATTCAGCCAGTAAACAAATCAAGCATCCTGGTAAAGCACATATAGCATAAGgaaacagtgaaagaaaaaaaacagtccagCTAAACAGAGGTCTATACGCTGCTAGTTTTCTTTAATTGAATTCCACcatttaacagattttcttgCCATGTTGCACAATTCTGTTTAGCCAAACGTATCTCACAGCACTTTTTATATATGATTCTAGATGTGTTACAAGTCTATGTCTACATAAGTtgagatgctgtgtgtgtgtgtgtgtgtgtgtgtgtgtgtgtgtgtgtgtgtgtgtggagttaCCGTAGAAGTAACCATACCGAGAGTAGTTACATGTGGGACCTATGGGTACTTCGTAACACCGAAACAACTAGTCAGCACCAGGCCCTGACATGATCCAAGCCTACTGGTTAAAGAAACTAACCCTTAATTTCATGAGCACTTGGCAGCACAAATGAACAAACTAAGCCACCCTAAATGGATAATTGAAGTCCGGATCCTAAAAGACATCCAAAAGGGAGCAGTCCCATCCAACTACCGCTGAATAACATGGCGCTGCACCACATGGAGCTCCTGTCAGGCACCATAGAGGCTGAGCCCATAAAAGAATCAGTAGGAATAACAAAGGAAGAAAGCACCAGCTACTGGTAGATAAAGCTACTGGTCACTCAAGACTGCAAGACCAGACATGCCAACCTGTGCATTGCTTGGATTGGCTACAAGAACGACTATGACTCAGTGCCTGACAAATGGATGCTGGAATGTTTGGAACTGTACAAGTTCAACAGGACTCTAAGAGCCTTAATTGAGAACCCAATGGGGAAATGGAAAACAACCTTGGAGGCCAACTTCAAGCCAATTGCACAAGTCAACATCAAATGCAGCATATACCAAGGAGATGCTCTGTCCCAGCTGCTGTTCTGCATAGGCCTGAACCCCCTCAGCCAGATCACCACAAAGAGGGGTTATGGATATCGTCTACGGAATGGAGCGATCATCAGCCACCCTCCTACATGGATGACATCAATCTGTATGCCAGGAGTGAACGACACATCGACTCACTGATCCATACACCCAGGACATGAGAATGTAATTCGGAGTGTGGTCTGATGGTGGAAAGGAGAGGAAAGCAGTCCGAACTGAATGGATTTTACTACCAAAAGAGAAGATAGCAGATGTTGAGGATATCTACAAGTACCTTGGGATCCAACAGGCAAATGGTAACCATGAAGAGGCAAAGAGTAAGGCAAGTCCTGAAAAGTCAGCTAAAAGGGATGAAAAAAGTGGGGGCAATTAACTCCTACGCCCTCCCGATCATCAGGTACACCGCTGGCATAATAAGCTGCCAAAAGAGGAGATAGCAGCGACTGACAACAAGCCAAGGAAGCTCCTTACTATGCATGGAGGGTTTCaccccaaatccagcatcctgagactgtACACTAAGCGCAAGGAAGGAGGCTGAGGATTAGTGAGTGTCAGAGCCGAAACCCAGGATGAAACAACCAAgatccatgaatacatcaggaagaagTCAAACTAggacacacctccaaaggtgGTGGAGAATGACAGTGCTAAGATCCTGTGCGACGTCCAGATACAGAGagacaaactggtaatggccaaccCGACACAGTAGttgcaaaatttaaaaaccagaactgaaaagctgaaataaaaaaaaaaattattcaaactgCATATCCGTTCATATGTCAAATTTGTCACCCATATTATTTCTGCTACTCACTGGAATCTGATCATATCTCCTATAATTGAAGCAAATATATTAGGTCTGTATCGTGTGTTGGTGTTAAAGCATTGCGTCAGCACTGTACAGAATTACACACAGTGTGGACAATAAATGATAATTTGTAGGAAATCAAAGATGGAGGGACTTTGCATATCCATACAACAGAAACctgttaatatgttttattaagttCAGAAGTAGTTGGTTTAGCAGATTTAAAGTCCAAATGTCAGTGTACTCTTATCTGGGTTTTGTCAACATTACTTCAGCTGCATGTCTGCTAttgatttatgtgtttttccaGGCTGTAATATGGTAATAAAcagtctttatttattaatgaacaTTCTTATACGCATATTCAGTGGGAACATCTCAAGCTGAAATGCTGCTTAGCCAACGACTTCAGTGCTCTACAGAAACTCAtggaatttttttcaaatttaacaaTAGAGAATCAGCAGGTGTGACTGTTGTTGAAAATAACAAGTGAATCGCCACTTAATTCTATCCAGTAATAAAGCTATGTTATACTCTGACATACTGTCTCAGTTATCAAGAGGGAGCTCGGTTTCATCCAGCCGCTCACTTATGGGTTTGCTGAACTGGGTTGACTTCCTGAAAATGGCTTTCAGGGTTGGTATGGCAGTCACACCctgtgacacaaaacagcacaagagtaatattaaaatacattccATCACTTTCTGAGTTTGAATGTACAAGTCTCGTGTTCAGTAAGTGAGGCAAATACCTAATATTCTGACACAAACTATTAAAGACAAACATACAGCTCAGAGCACTGAGGGAAAATGGGGCAAAGAGCTCTGAATTCAGAGTCTATAATCATCTTCTTCTTGACCTTGGTGGATAAGTGCAACTcttctgagctgctgctgctgtcgtTGCTTTCACTTCAGATATGTCATACGATGCCATTAGTAACTGGTATTTttcaaggaaaaaaacaacagcacacTTGCTCTGAGGCCACAAATAAGTGTACGACATCAAACTGAAAATGcctgattaaaaattatttgtatacTCTATCTCTCAAAATTATCCCTACAATTTTTAGTAGTAGTTTTAATATTAACACAAACGAGCAAAACATAACATGACATTGTTAAAAGGGTGAACAATCTGATATACCTGTATTCGCTGGTAGTTTTCGCTCCAAAATGTGACTGCCTCGTCACTTTTATAGTCATGGACCTTGATGAGACACCATAAACAAGGTAAATGACACTGTGGGTCTgatttttcttctgcttctttatCTGAAGCAGTGTTATTCACAATATTTTATAACCACTACAAGGTTAAAATATAAAGATTATTTGCCTTACTGTCAATAAAAGAATACAAAATAtagtactgtacatatacatactTGTGTTGTTTCAGGGGTATGAGGCACAAATCCTTCCACAGAGAAATCCTTCTGGGTTGTAGTGCAGAAATCAGTCTTGGGAGTTGGTggattcagttcagcatgaatcttttcactgtaaaaacagaaaatatatcaGTATTTGTAAGTGTTAGAATACAAAGGGAAGGAAACTACTAACCACCTTATTACAATTAGTGTATCTTTGTGAATTGCTGTCTTAAAGAAAACGTGAAAACAACTTTCATCATTCATCAGAAATATTAACAGCGGGTAACCATCATCAGAAACAGATGTCTCTTCAGGTGATGATCATGTAAGAATATCAGGTCATTACTAAGCGTGTGCTTCCTTGATTCCTCCCGTTTTGCATCATTTACTTCCTACTGAGTTAGAGGGATAAATGCCACATTTAACACTTTTTGTTCTGATCATAACGACAAACAGCTAAATATGAAAAACCATTCACAccaggaaacaaagaaaacaacgaTTAAATTGTGTAAAGGTGTAAGTAAAGGTGTACGTTTTCTAGCCCTAACAGATACATGGACACTACCagaagagaaagacagatgCCCCTTAGTGTGCAGTCTGTTCATTCCCCAAATATCCCCAAATCTTAAGTACAAAGAGATGTATGGGTAAACCAGTGACAGGTCAAATAGGACTTTAAACACTAGCAATTTCAGAAATCACATAACTTAGCAAATACTTGCAAAGTTAAGTGATTAAACACAACAACTGATCAGCCTTAAAAAACCCTCTGAGCTCTTTGCTGGACAGAAACTTAGAATGAATCAAGCAGAGTTGATGTATACCGAACTTATAAAGTCCAGGAAATCTAGTGCGTGGCTCAAGACTGAGTGATGAGACACTGTCTGTCTACAACTAGACAAATAGTTCTCATCGAAGACATGATGCTTTGTACTCTTTATGGACTGTTAACTTGAGTGGAATGTTAATAACCACATCTGTGGTGACAGACTTTATATAGTGCATAAGGATGACTGGGCTCCATGTAAAATAACATcataaaatctgatttaaaagGCATTAAAGCTGAGATTTTAACAGCAAAACAGACCCAGACGTGTAAATATTACATCACTTAGCTTCAACATGTTCTCCCTAAGTCAGAGCCAGGCACTGTTCTCTGTTTCCATAAACAAACCATTTCCAACTGTAATTTATTTGCCATCAAAAAGACTTTATTCTTAGTTGATTTACCTTATCATCTGAGCAATATGTTTTTCCAAAAGTTCGCCTCTAATGCctgaataatggaaaaaaaaaaatgaaaagatgagaaCTGAACATGCACTACCATTCAATAAATGgtaaaaggcaaataaaatatGTCACATCAGCAAtcagttttatatttgtcaAGTCTGTATGTACACAGGTTACAGAGAcattaaatactgtagtttCTTACTGGGACTTTCAAAGACACATACCACACAGCCTCACCCCTGGAATCTTAGGAGGTATATAATCTGCTTTTACTGTGGTGACAGTTTCCATTTTACACTGCTGGTCCATGCTCAGAATACCTCTGTGTCCATGTCTCTGGGTCTGTATTTGCATCTCTTCCTTGTCAAGAGCTCCCACAGCCCGCTGAACAAACAGACATAGAGTTTATAAGAAAATATTGCAAacaccttttttcttcttcttttggctTTATTATAGATAAATGCAGTGAAGTGcaaaatgtatgtatacatgtaagCTGGGGTATGATGTGCA from the Channa argus isolate prfri chromosome 18, Channa argus male v1.0, whole genome shotgun sequence genome contains:
- the spag8 gene encoding sperm associated antigen 8, yielding MAAEPDTQENKVGKCLFHNWVEERAVGALDKEEMQIQTQRHGHRGILSMDQQCKMETVTTVKADYIPPKIPGVRLCGIRGELLEKHIAQMISEKIHAELNPPTPKTDFCTTTQKDFSVEGFVPHTPETTQVHDYKSDEAVTFWSENYQRIQGVTAIPTLKAIFRKSTQFSKPISERLDETELPLDN